The Microvirga thermotolerans sequence GGCCAGGGCCAGCTGGCTTTCCGTGGGCTGCGCGGTCTGCGCGAGCACGGGGCTCGTCGCGAGGAGCACGAGAGCGGCGGCGACGGAGGCCAGGCGAGGGGCGGTACGGATCATGGGGTTCAAGCTCCAGTCATGACGTTTGGCGGTCAGATCTGACCGAGTTCGACGAGGCCGTGCCCGGTCGCGACGATCGCTCCGGTGGCAAGGCCGATGAAGAGGCCGTGCTCCACGACGCCGGGAATGTTGTTGAGCGTCGAGGCGAGAACGTTGGGCTTCTCGATGCGCTTGAGATGCGCATCGAGGATGAAGTGGCCGCCGTCAGTGATGTAGGGACTCCCGTCGGCCATTCTCCGCAGGTGCAGCTCCCCGGACATCTCCAGCGTTTCGAGGAGCTTCTCGATGGCGACCTGGGTCGCCCGCAGGCCGAACGGCACCACCTCGATGGGCAGCGGGAAGCGTCCGAGCCGGGAGACCCGCTTCGAGCCGTCCGCGATCACGATCATGCGGCGGCTCGCCGAGGCCACGATCTTCTCCCGCAGCAGCGCGCCGCCGCCGCCCTTGATGAGGCGGAGGTCGTCGTCCAGCTCGTCGGCCCCGTCGATGGTCAGGTCGAGCTCGGGAGTCTCGTCGAGCGTCGTCAGCGGAATGCCCTCGCGGGTGGCCTGCTCGCGGGTGGCCTCCGAGGTCGGGACCCCGACGACCGACAGCCCCTGCCGCACGCGCGCGCCGAGGGCGGCCACGAAATAGGCGGCCGTGGACCCGGTGCCGAGCCCGAGCCTCATCCCGTCGGTCACGAGAGCCGCGGCGCGCTCCGCCGCATCGCGCTTCAGATTGTCGCTCACTGATGGTTCCTAACGCTGGTCGTCCCCCGGCGAGGGCCGGCCCGGCTGGGCTCTAGCACGTCACGGCCATGGGAAGAAAGAATGTTTCACGCTCTTTTGGCTGGATGGATCGGTCCCGGCAAGGCCGGTCAGGGCCGCTGCGGCGATGCGCCCGTGCCGGGCCGCACGCTCGGGGTCGCGGCGGGAGCCGTCGCGGGCGCCCCTTGCGTCGAGGGATTGGCCTGGGGGGTGCACACCACCTTCTCGTCGAACACGTAGCAGATGCTCATGTCGCCGGTCCGGTAGTTGACCCGGAACACTCCGCCCTCGCGCTCATGGCGGGAGGCGACGAGCCCGTACTCGCCGGGCGCCTGCGGCCCCGCCCCCTCGCCCGACCCGAAGCAGAGGGTGACGCCGACGGTCCCCTCCTGGAGGCCGTACTGGCAGGAGCTGACCTCCCCGGTGATGCGGTCGATCCGGTAGATCCGGTTCAGGTCGGTCTGCGGAGCGGGCACGAAATCGTAGGGAGCGGCGAAGGCGGGAACCGTCAGGCTACCCAGCACGATAACCGAGGACAGATATCCCAAGGATCCGGAAAGCCGCATTCAACACTCCTTCTTGGTGAGCCCGGTAAGAACGAATCAACCAGAAGACCATATCATCCCCTCAGCTTGATTCCCTCGTCCTGTGCAGGTAGCCGACCTCCATGGCCATTCATAGCCCATCCGTCGCGGCCCGCGTCGCACCGCCCATCGTCGTCTTCGATCTCGACGGCACGCTCGCCGACACGGCCGGGGATCTGGTCGGGACCCTCAACGCCATCCTCGCGGACGAGGGCCTTCCGCCCCTGCCCGTCCGCAAGGCGCGGGACCTGGTCGGCGCCGGCGCGAGGGCGCTGCTCCAGCGGGGTTTCGAGGCGGGCCGGAAGGAGCTGACGCCCGAGCACCTGGACCGCCTGTTCCAGCGCTTCATGGTCCACTACCGCGACAACATCTGCGTCCACACGAAGCTCTATCCGGGCGTGGAGGCCGCCCTCGAGCGGCTGCAGCGGGCAGGCTTCCTGCTGGCCGTGTGCACCAACAAGTTCGAGGACCATTCCGTCCGCCTGCTCGAGGCGCTGGGGATCGCCCACCGCTTCGCCGCCAATTGCGGACGCGACACGTTCCCCTTCTTCAAGCCCGACCCGCGCCACCTCACGCTCACCATCGAGCGGGCGGGCGGCAGCCTGAGCCGGGCGGTGATGGTGGGCGACTCGCGCACGGATATCGTGACCGCGCAGGCGGCGCGCGTCCCCTCCGTCGCGGTGCCCTTCGGTTACACGGACGTGCCGGTGCGGCGGCTCAATCCGGATCTGGTGATCGGGCATTTCGACGAACTCTACGACGCGGTCGGCACCCTGGTGCGCCTCGCCGCGGCGTAAGGCATCGGCCCTCGCGGCGCGGCCGCGCACGAAAACGTGAAGCTGTCGGTCAGGAAGGAATGGTGGGCGCGACAGGGATTGAACCTGTGACCCTTCGCGTGTGAAGCGAATGCTCTCCCGCTGAGCTACGCGCCCTGACCAGGGCCTTCTAGAGTCGTTGGTCCCCCGGCGTCAAGCGGTTCGACGCATCCGGGATGGAGTTTTCGTCCGGGCGATTGTGGCAGCGCGGCCTTAACCGCCCGGTTACGACGTGGCGAAAAGATGGCAGAGGATCCGGATGATTTTCCGCAGATCCTTTGGTAGTCAACGGATCCGAAACGCGGCCATTGCGTTGAGCAATGAGAAACCCGCATCAAACACGGTCTTTTCGAGGCAAACATGGGACGCTCCCGCGCCGCCCTGCTCGGGCTTGCCTGCGCCTTCGCCGCCCTGGCGACACCGGCCGCAGCTTTCACTGCAATCGACCCCCTCACCCGGCAGCCCCTTTACGGGCCGGAGAACTCGCTGAACGCGCAGGCTTCCCCCATCCCGCGCGAAATCGTCTCCTTCGACGGGCGCTATGCGCCGGGGACCATCGTCGTCTCCACGAGCGAGCGGCGGCTCTACTTCGTGCTCGGCGACGGCAAGGCCGTTCGCTACGGGGTCGGCGTGGGCCGTCCCGGATTCACCTGGGCGGGCAGCCATTCCGTGACCATGAAGCGCGAATGGCCCGACTGGCGTCCCCCGTCCTCCATGCTCAAGCGCCGCCCCGACCTGCCCCGCTACATGGCCGGCGGCCCGGACAATCCGCTGGGCGCCCGCGCCCTCTACATCGGCAGCACGATCTACCGCATCCACGGCTCCAACGAGCCCGAGACCATCGGCGAGGCCGTGTCGTCCGGCTGCATCCGCATGACCAACGAGGACGTGATCGACCTCTACAACCGGGCGAAGGTCGGCGCCCGCGTGGTGGTGCTGCGGTAAGCGTTCTACGGCGCTTCCCACCTCTCTTCCGCATGGGAGGGAGGTGGGGCGGCGCCTCCATCGTCAATCCGGGACGGCCCCTTGGGCCGGGCCCGGAAGCCATGGCCGCCAGCGATGCAGGACCGGACGCAGCCGCAGCGGCTCCGGATTCCCCGCTCCGCGTGATCCTTACGGCCAAGTTCCGCTGCGCGGCCTCGGCATCGTGACGAGATCCGGGAAACCCTCACCGGTCGCGCGACAATCCCTTCGCCTGGAGCTCGGCGAGGTAGGCCGCAAAGCGCTCCTCCTTTTCGGCGCCGAGCCGGTAGAGATAATCCCAGCCGTAGATGCCGGTGTCGTGCATGTCGTCGAAGATCAGCTTGACGGCATAGTTGCCCACCGGCTCGACCCCGACGATCTCCACGTTGCGCTTGCCCGGCACCGTCCTGCGCTCGGCCGGGCTGTGGCCCTGGACCTCGGCGGAGGGGCTCGTCACGCGCAGGTATTCCGCCGGCAGGTCGAAGGCCGCTCCGTCGTCGAAGACGATCCGCAGGCTGCGCCGGTCGGCCGCGAGCCGCAGTTCCGTAGGCCAGCGTTCCGTGGTCATGTCGCGCCTCGTCTGCCCGCTTTGTGAATTGACGCTAGCTGGCCGATAATTACCCTGAGGGCAAGTCCCGGTAAGCACCCAGAGGAACCCCATGACGGGAGAGACGACCGCGCCCCTGTCCGCCCCCGGCCCGCTGGTCGACCCGTTCGGCCGGCGCGTGACCTATCTGCGGGTCTCGGTGACGGACCGGTGCGACTTCCGGTGCGTCTACTGCATGTCGGAGGACATGACCTTCCTGCCCAAGCGGGATCTCCTCACCCTGGAGGAGCTGGACCGGATCTGCTCCGCCTTCGTGGAGAACGGGGTGCGCAAGCTGCGGATCACCGGCGGCGAGCCGCTGGTGCGGCGGGACATCATGAGCCTGTTCCGCTCCCTCTCCCGCCACCTGGAGACGGGAGCCCTCGACGAGCTCACCCTCACCACCAACGGCTCGCAGCTCGCCCGCCACGCGGCCGAGCTCGCCGCCTGCGGGGTGCGGCGCGTCAACGTGTCCCTCGACACCCTGGACGCGGACAAGTTCCGCCGCCTCACCCGCTGGGGCGACCTCTCCAAGGTGATGGGCGGCATCGAGGCGGCCCGGCGCGCCGGGCTCAAGGTCAAGATCAACGCCGTCGCCCTCAAGGACGTGAACGAGGACGAGATCGAGACGCTCCTGACCTGGGCCCACGGGCAGGGCATGGACCTGACCCTCATCGAGGTCATGCCGCTGGGCGAGATCGAGGGACAACGCATCGACCAGTACCTGCCCCTCTCCCTCGTGCGGGCACGCCTCGCCCAGCGCTTCACCCTGACGCCCACCGACGAGCGCACGGGCGGCCCGGCCCGCTACGTGCGCGTCGCGGAAACCGGCGGCAGGCTCGGCTTCATCACGCCGATGACCCATAACTTCTGCGAGAGCTGCAACCGGGTGCGCCTGACCTGCACGGGGCAGCTCTTCATGTGCCTGGGCCAGGAGGACGCCGCCGACCTGCGGCATCCCGTGCGGGCGTCGAAGAGCGACGACCTGCTCCGGCAGACCATCGCCGAGGCGATCGCGCGCAAGCCCAAGGGGCACGACTTCGTCATCGACCGCCGCCATTCGCGGCCCGCCGTCGGACGCCACATGAGCACCACCGGCGGCTGAGGGCGAGAATACTGTCCCACGGCAGTATTGGACGCGCGCGAATCTTGACTATTCATCGGGTTCACGGAATATCGCGGGCGACAATCAAGGCTGCAGCATCGTGATCGTGTTGAGTTTCGGACGACGACTGGCCACGGCGGCGGGCCTCTTCTTCTGGCTCGTCTCCGGCCTGCCGGCAGCCGCGCAGGAGAAGCCCGCCGTCCGCATCGCGGTCGAAGGGGCGTATCCCCCCTTCAACTACATGGAGAACAACGAGCTGCAGGGCTTCGAGGTCGACCTCGGCAAGGCCCTCTGCGCGGCCATGAAGGCGGAATGCGTCTTCGTGCAGCACGATTGGGAGGGCATCGTCCGCGGGCTCCTCAACCGCGAGTACGACGCCGTCATGTCCTCCCTCGAGATCACGGAGAGGCGGCAGAAGCGCATCGCCTTCTCCAAGCCCTATTACCGGATCCCGGCCGTCTTCATCGCCGCCAAGGACGGCCCCCTCGAAGGGGTGACGCCCCTGGCGCTCGCCGGCAAGAAGATCGGCGCCACGGACCGCACGGACCACCTCGACTATCTCAGGCAGCATTACAAGATGTCCGAGATCGTCTCCTATTCCTCGCCGGTGGAAGCCAATCTGGATCTTCTGGTCGGCCGCATCGACGCGGTGTTCGGCGGGCAGCGCGCCCTCGCCGAGTTCCTGAAGACCCGCGAGGGCGAATGCTGCCGCATCCTCGGCCTCGCCCCGGCGAACCCGCCCTACAGGCGCCAGTTCTACGGCATCGGGCTCCGCAAGGACGATGCGGCCCTGAAGGCGCAGTTCGACGGCGCCATCGATCAGGTCATCGCCGACGGCACCTACGACCGCATCCAGGCAAAGTACTTTCCGTTCGACATCAAAGTCAAATAGGACGGTTGCCCGCCGCTCCCTCTCTTCATAGAACCGTTGGCGACGGTTCAGGGAGCAAGGGATGGCAAAGGTCTCTTTCATCGGTCTCGGCGTCATGGGCTATCCCATGGCGCGTCACCTCAAGGCCAAGGGCCACGAGGTGACGGTCTACAACCGCACGGCCGAGAAGGCCGATCGGTGGGTGTCGGAGAACGGCGGGCGTGCGGTCCGCACGCCGCGCGAGGCGGCGGAAGGGCAGGACATCGTCTTCGCCTGCGTGGGCAACGACGACGACCTGCGCCAGGTCACGCTCGGCCCGGACGGCGCCTTCCAGGCCCTGCGGCCCGGCGCGATCTTCGTCGACCACACCACCGCCTCCGCGGAGATCGCCCGCGAGCTCCACCGGGCCGCGAAGGAGAAGGGCGCCGCCTTCATCGACGCGCCGGTCTCGGGCGGACAGGCGGGCGCCGAGAACGGGGTGCTGACGGTCATGTGCGGCGGCGACGCGGAGCCTTACGCCGAGGCGGAGCCGGTCATCATGAGCTTCGCCCGCGCCTGCCGGCTCATGGGCCCGGCCGGGGCCGGGCAGCTCACCAAGATGATCAACCAGATCTGCATCGCGGGAGTCGTCCAGGGCCTCTCGGAAGGCATTCACTTCGGCAAGCGCGCCGGGCTCGACATCGAGGCGGTGCTCGACGTGATCTCCAAGGGCGCGGCCGGCTCCTGGCAGATGGAGAACCGCGGCAGGACCATGAACGAAGGCCGGTTCGACTTCGGCTTCGCCGTGGACTGGATGCGCAAGGACCTCGCCATC is a genomic window containing:
- the rpiA gene encoding ribose-5-phosphate isomerase RpiA, coding for MSDNLKRDAAERAAALVTDGMRLGLGTGSTAAYFVAALGARVRQGLSVVGVPTSEATREQATREGIPLTTLDETPELDLTIDGADELDDDLRLIKGGGGALLREKIVASASRRMIVIADGSKRVSRLGRFPLPIEVVPFGLRATQVAIEKLLETLEMSGELHLRRMADGSPYITDGGHFILDAHLKRIEKPNVLASTLNNIPGVVEHGLFIGLATGAIVATGHGLVELGQI
- a CDS encoding HAD family hydrolase, whose amino-acid sequence is MAIHSPSVAARVAPPIVVFDLDGTLADTAGDLVGTLNAILADEGLPPLPVRKARDLVGAGARALLQRGFEAGRKELTPEHLDRLFQRFMVHYRDNICVHTKLYPGVEAALERLQRAGFLLAVCTNKFEDHSVRLLEALGIAHRFAANCGRDTFPFFKPDPRHLTLTIERAGGSLSRAVMVGDSRTDIVTAQAARVPSVAVPFGYTDVPVRRLNPDLVIGHFDELYDAVGTLVRLAAA
- a CDS encoding L,D-transpeptidase, whose product is MGRSRAALLGLACAFAALATPAAAFTAIDPLTRQPLYGPENSLNAQASPIPREIVSFDGRYAPGTIVVSTSERRLYFVLGDGKAVRYGVGVGRPGFTWAGSHSVTMKREWPDWRPPSSMLKRRPDLPRYMAGGPDNPLGARALYIGSTIYRIHGSNEPETIGEAVSSGCIRMTNEDVIDLYNRAKVGARVVVLR
- a CDS encoding gamma-butyrobetaine hydroxylase-like domain-containing protein, coding for MTTERWPTELRLAADRRSLRIVFDDGAAFDLPAEYLRVTSPSAEVQGHSPAERRTVPGKRNVEIVGVEPVGNYAVKLIFDDMHDTGIYGWDYLYRLGAEKEERFAAYLAELQAKGLSRDR
- the moaA gene encoding GTP 3',8-cyclase MoaA; this encodes MTGETTAPLSAPGPLVDPFGRRVTYLRVSVTDRCDFRCVYCMSEDMTFLPKRDLLTLEELDRICSAFVENGVRKLRITGGEPLVRRDIMSLFRSLSRHLETGALDELTLTTNGSQLARHAAELAACGVRRVNVSLDTLDADKFRRLTRWGDLSKVMGGIEAARRAGLKVKINAVALKDVNEDEIETLLTWAHGQGMDLTLIEVMPLGEIEGQRIDQYLPLSLVRARLAQRFTLTPTDERTGGPARYVRVAETGGRLGFITPMTHNFCESCNRVRLTCTGQLFMCLGQEDAADLRHPVRASKSDDLLRQTIAEAIARKPKGHDFVIDRRHSRPAVGRHMSTTGG
- a CDS encoding transporter substrate-binding domain-containing protein, with amino-acid sequence MIVLSFGRRLATAAGLFFWLVSGLPAAAQEKPAVRIAVEGAYPPFNYMENNELQGFEVDLGKALCAAMKAECVFVQHDWEGIVRGLLNREYDAVMSSLEITERRQKRIAFSKPYYRIPAVFIAAKDGPLEGVTPLALAGKKIGATDRTDHLDYLRQHYKMSEIVSYSSPVEANLDLLVGRIDAVFGGQRALAEFLKTREGECCRILGLAPANPPYRRQFYGIGLRKDDAALKAQFDGAIDQVIADGTYDRIQAKYFPFDIKVK
- a CDS encoding NAD(P)-dependent oxidoreductase: MAKVSFIGLGVMGYPMARHLKAKGHEVTVYNRTAEKADRWVSENGGRAVRTPREAAEGQDIVFACVGNDDDLRQVTLGPDGAFQALRPGAIFVDHTTASAEIARELHRAAKEKGAAFIDAPVSGGQAGAENGVLTVMCGGDAEPYAEAEPVIMSFARACRLMGPAGAGQLTKMINQICIAGVVQGLSEGIHFGKRAGLDIEAVLDVISKGAAGSWQMENRGRTMNEGRFDFGFAVDWMRKDLAIVLAEARKNGAQLPVTALVDQFYADVQRMGGNRWDTSSLIARLER